A genome region from Streptomyces xanthophaeus includes the following:
- a CDS encoding hydrogenase maturation protease — MNERVLIAGIGNVFLGDDGFGVETVRALAEHPLPDGVEVVDFGVRGVHLAYQLLDGYDTLLLVDATARGGEPGTLYLIEADGGAGPQPADDGAAPPVLDGHHMSPDAVLALLDTLCAGTGATPPRRTLVLGCEPAGVEEGIGLSAPVAAAVPEAVRTALDLIHGRTHDETDRPRRELRRTP, encoded by the coding sequence GTGAACGAGCGGGTCCTGATCGCGGGCATCGGCAACGTCTTCCTCGGCGACGACGGCTTCGGCGTCGAGACCGTGCGGGCGCTGGCCGAGCACCCCCTGCCCGACGGGGTCGAGGTGGTGGACTTCGGCGTGCGCGGCGTCCACCTCGCCTACCAGCTCCTCGACGGCTACGACACGCTCCTGCTGGTCGACGCCACCGCACGCGGCGGCGAGCCGGGCACGCTCTACCTCATCGAGGCCGACGGCGGCGCGGGCCCGCAGCCGGCCGACGACGGGGCCGCGCCGCCCGTCCTCGACGGCCACCACATGTCCCCCGACGCCGTCCTCGCACTGCTGGACACCCTGTGCGCCGGGACCGGAGCCACCCCGCCGCGGCGCACGCTGGTGCTCGGCTGCGAACCCGCCGGTGTCGAAGAGGGCATCGGACTGAGCGCACCCGTGGCCGCCGCCGTACCGGAGGCCGTACGCACGGCCCTGGACCTGATCCACGGCCGGACCCACGACGAAACCGACCGGCCCCGTCGCGA